One part of the Humulus lupulus chromosome 9, drHumLupu1.1, whole genome shotgun sequence genome encodes these proteins:
- the LOC133800754 gene encoding cationic peroxidase 1-like, protein MALYYSLVVLFSILMGVASAQLSSTFYSSSCPNVLSTIKAEVKSAVSNEARMGASLLRLHFHDCFVNGCDASILLDDTSNFTGEQNAGPNANSVRGLDVVDTIKSKVEALCPGVVSCADILAVAARDSVVALGGPTWTVPLGRRDSTTASQSTANSDIPAPTLNLTALISSFSNKGLSTKDMVALSGAHTIGQARCTTFRARLYNEANIDSSFATSTKANCPSSGSDNTLSPLDVTTPNKFDNAYFKNLVANKGLLHSDQQLFSGGSTDSQVQTYSSNAATFNSDFAAAMVKMGNISPLTGSQGEIRTSCGKVN, encoded by the exons ATGGCTCTCTACTACTCCTTAGTAGTATTGTTTTCGATTCTTATGGGAGTTGCCTCAGCTCAACTTTCCTCAACTTTCTATTCTTCTTCGTGCCCTAATGTCCTTTCCACCATCAAAGCCGAAGTGAAATCTGCCGTCTCTAATGAGGCTCGTATGGGAGCCTCCCTACTTCGTCTTCATTTCCATGACTGTTTTGTCAAT GGATGCGATGCTTCGATATTATTGGACGACACATCAAATTTCACAGGAGAGCAAAACGCAGGGCCAAATGCTAATTCAGTGAGGGGCTTGGATGTGGTCGACACCATTAAGAGCAAGGTCGAGGCTTTGTGCCCCGGCGTTGTCTCCTGTGCTGACATCCTAGCCGTTGCTGCTAGAGACTCTGTTGTTGCG TTGGGTGGACCTACCTGGACGGTGCCATTGGGTAGAAGAGACTCAACCACAGCAAGTCAAAGTACTGCCAACTCAGACATCCCTGCTCCTACTTTGAATCTAACTGCCCTCATTTCTTCTTTCTCAAACAAAGGATTATCTACTAAAGATATGGTAGCTCTCTCag GTGCTCATACAATAGGTCAAGCAAGGTGCACAACCTTCCGGGCCCGGCTCTACAACGAAGCCAACATAGATTCGTCGTTCGCCACCTCAACAAAGGCGAATTGCCCGAGCTCAGGCAGTGACAACACCCTGTCCCCGCTCGACGTCACGACCCCCAATAAATTTGACAATGCCTACTTCAAGAACTTGGTGGCCAATAAAGGGTTGCTACACTCTGATCAGCAACTCTTCAGCGGCGGGTCAACTGATTCCCAAGTCCAAACTTACAGTAGCAATGCAGCCACCTTCAATTCTGACTTTGCCGCAGCAATGGTGAAGATGGGAAACATTAGCCCTCTAACTGGCTCCCAGGGTGAGATCAGGACCAGTTGTGGGAAAGTCAACTAA